The genomic segment TAAAGTTCCCTATCAACCTTCACCCTCTGAGCTAGGTCGATTTGGGCTATCTGCTTCTCCAGGAACAGAGATCACCTTCTACAAAGCTAATTCGTTATCAGCTGATGAACTTCAAACAGCTCAAGCTACAGGACAAACAGTTTGTTCAAAATGTAACGGTATTGGGTATAAAGGGCGTTGTGGTGTTTACGAAGTTATGCAAATCACTGAAACCCTGCAAACATTGATTACTGAAGGGGCACCTACTGAGCGGATTAAAGAGGTGGCAGTTGAAGAAGGGATGAAAACCCTTCTAGCTTATAGCCTAGAACTAGTTAAGAAAGGGGATACTACCCTCGCTGAAGTTGAACGAGTTACCTTTACCGATAGTGGTCTAGAGGCTGAACTTAAAGCTAAGCGTAAAACATCTCTAACTTGTCGAGTGTGTAATGCAGATTTAAGGCCTGAGTGGTTAGATTGTCCCTATTGCACTACACCAAGATTCCAAGATTAATACAGGAATCCATGAAATATTTTTTGTATCAATCAATTTACTCTAGCTGGGAATATTAAGAGGTAATTTATGGACTACATGATTGAAGACCTAATGGAAGAAGTCGTTGAGCGAGGAGGCTCTGATTTACACCTCTCAGTAGGCTTACCTCCCTACATTCGTATCAACGGAAAATTAACTCCTACTGATTATGATCCACTGAGTCAAGAGCAATGTCAGCGTCTTATCTTTAGCATGCTGAATAATACTCAACGGAAACAATTAGAGCAAACATGGGAATTAGATTGCTCTTACGGTGTCAGAGGCCTAGCTCGTTTTAGGGTTAATGTCTATAAGGATCGAGGTACTTATGCTGCTGCATTACGAGCACTCAGCTCTAAGATTCCTGCTATAGAAACGTTGGGATTACCAAATATTGTCCGAGAAATGTCTGAGAAGCCCCGTGGTTTGGTACTAGTGACTGGTCCCACAGGCTCGGGAAAAACAACGACCCTTGCCTCCATGATTAACAATATCAATCTAACTCGGGCTGAACATATTCTCACGGTCGAAGATCCCATTGAATTTGTTTATGAACCTATTAAAAGCCTGATCCACCAGCGTCAAGTTGGTGAAGATACCAAGAGCTTTTCGAATGCACTGCGGGCTGCTCTCCGTGAAGATCCAGATGTTATTCTTGTAGGGGAAATGCGGGATCTTGAAACGATTCAACTTGCTATTTCTGCAGCAGAAACCGGTCACTTAGTTTTGGAACACTTCATACTAGTTCAGCAGCCCAAACTGTTGATCGGATGGTAGATGTATTTCCGCCTGAGCAACAGACTCAAGTTCGAGTGCAATTGTCTAACTCTTTGGTGGCTGTATTTAGCCAAACGCTAGTGACGCGGAAAAATCCGAAACCAGGTGAGTTTGGGAGAGTCATGGCACAAGAAATTATGGTATCCACTCCCGGAATTGCTAACTTAATTCGTGAAGGAAAAACATCTCAGATATACTCTGCTATTCAAACTGGAGGAAAGTTAGGAATGGTTACTTTAGAGAAAGTCCTAGCTGAACTCTATCAGGCTGGCTCGATTTCCTTTGAATCAGCTGTATCCAAGACATCCCGTCCTGATGAAATGCAGCGATTAATGGGAGCAGCCCCTATGGGTAATCAACGTGGCGCTGGTGCCACTTCTTATCGGCGATAAGTATGGAACATCTTATGGCCTCATTGCCTTACATTTATTCTTCTTTCATTAACTGCTGAGAATTGAGTTATGCCAACTTATGTTGTTCGTGCGCGAGATCCTCAAGGTAAATCTAGCCAAAAAAGGGTAAGCGCAACCTCTCAAAAAGAAGCTCGTTCAAATATCCAGCGTCAAGGACTACAAATCCTTGATATCAAGGAATCTCAAGGCTTCAGCATGAGTGCTGAGCTTGATCTGAGTTTTCTTCAATCCATCACTGTCAAAGATAAGGCTCTTTTCTCTAGACAATTTTCAGCTTTAGTCAATGCCGGGGTTGCATTGGTAAGAGGGTTGGGAGTTATGTCTGAACAGTGCAAGAATCCTAAGCTGAAAAAAGCACTTTTAGATGTGAATGCTGCTGTGCAACAAGGCGTTAGTTTGTCGGATGCCATGAGAGGCCATCCAGCGGCTTTCGATCAGCTTTATGTTGCCATGATTCAAGCAGGTGAAACGGGTGGTGTCTTGGACGAAGTGCTAAATCGTCTTGCAACCCTACTTGAAGATCAAGCACGTCTCAAAAATCAGATTCGATCAGCTCTTGCTTACCCAGTAGTAGTTGGATTTATTGCTGTATCTATTTTCTTGGGAATGGTCATTTTTTCTCATTCCCGTTTTCGATGGCATTTTTAGCCAATTGGGTGGCGATTTGCCAGCATTTACTCAACTGATGGTGAACCTCAGTGAGTTTTTGCGAACACCAATCTATGGAATAATGGTTGCTGCTTTTTTCTTTGGTGCTAGTTTTGCACTCCGTCAATACTATCGAACACGGGCAGGCAGAGAAACGATAGACCGAATCATGCTTAAGTTGCCCCTGTTTGGTGATCTAATTCAAAAGACCGCTGTAGCTAGATTCTGCCGCACCTTCGGGTCTCTCTCCCGTTCAGGGGTTCCTATCTTGTATTCACTGGAAATAGTGCGAGATACTGCTGGTAATCAGGTAGTTTCCAATGCTATTGATGAAGCTCGTCGCGAAATCCAAGGAGGAGGGATGCTAAGTCTGGCTCTGCAGAAAGAGAAAGTTTTTCCTATCCTAGCCACGCAGATGATCAATGTGGGGGAGGAAACGGGTGAGATTGATAAGATGCTCATGAAGGTTGCTGACTTTTATGAAGATGAGGTAGAACAGGCAGTTAAAGCCATGACTAGTGTGATGGAACCCTTAATGATTGTTGTGTTAGGGGGGATGGTTGGTTCCATTCTTGTAGCTATGTATTTACCTATGTTCAAGATCTTCGATCTAATTGGCTAAACAGAAGCTATTCTGTAATTCTCTCAATTTAAGTGTGATTTACGCCAAGTTTCACTAGCTCCTAATACATATTGTAAGCAAGCCCTATCGACTAAGAGATAGGGCTTGCTTACAATATGTATTAGGAGCTTCTTTGAGTGTTTAATTCTCCAGCACAGAATAATTAAAAGCTTGAACTAGAGTGATGCCGATAGATCCAAATTTCTACCAGTTGTTAGATCTTTCTCCTGAAGCCTCTAGTGATGAGATCCATGATGCCTATCGAAAAAAGAGTAAGGTTTACCATCCTGACACGACTACCCTTCCCAAAGAAGTGGCTATCCAAAAATTTCAACAACTAATGATGCTTATGGCATTCTGAGTAATCCTAAACTAAGAAAAGCATATGATTATCGTTTAGGGGTATCGTCTGTCAAATATACTCCCGTGCAGAAAGTACCCCATTCAGATACTCCATTGGCCTCTTCACAGGTGCAAATTCAAGAACGTCCTTTGTCTCCTGGGGAGCTTGTTGCATTACTAATTTTGTGTATCACCTTCTTAGGGTGTTTTAATCCTGGCAGTGGTACTGGGGTTTGCCCGTGGGGAAATGATGTTTGTAGAACCTACTGCTTTAACTGATGTGAGTTCGAAGTTTGTATGAGGAGTTCGCAAAGCGGCTCTATCGATTGCTTCTAAAAATATGCTGGCCTGGTTTCAGGCAGATGTAGTATTGAGCCTCGTATGATGAGTCAGGATGCTCTTTAAATCTCCTTCATTGACCTAACATTTGTCTTTATAATTAAGCACCCAACTATTGATCAATTTAATGTCTAAGTTGTAAGAGTTAGCTAATGACTGAATCATGTTTACCAGATCCTAAAACTCCACTATATAATCACCCTCTCCCCCAAATTGAGCAGTGGCTTCACAAGCTTGGATGTCACCAAGATTCTCAGGATTTGCATCTTTGGCGTGTTGAGCGTGATCAGTGGAAGGCAGAAATATGGCTAGATATTGAGGAGTTGTCTGTTTTGTATGTGCCGGCGGCTTCCACTGAACGTGATATTCAACGAACTTTTAAGTATTCTTTAAGTCGCCAAGATATTGAAGATGCAGTGTTCTCAGGTCCTTAGCGAGTACTATTCCTTGCCTAATTATTGATTTGTGCAAAAAACATGTAATTTTTATTGAATAATTAGTTGACCTTGCCAAATCTTCTATGCCTATCTTGGAAATCTCTGAGTGCTTGATGGAACTCATCCCGATCGAAATCTGGCCATAAGGTTTTGGTAACGTAGAGCTCAGCATAGGCCATTTGCCACAAGAGAAAGTTACTCACCCGCATTTCTCCGCTGGTTCGAATTAACAGGTCTGGATCAATGATTCCAGCTGTATAAAGATGCCGTTCAAATAAACTTCATCAATATCATCTAGATGGATTTGATTATGTTGAACTTTAGAAGCAATGTCGCGGCATGCTTGGATAATTTCTCTACGACCTCCGTAATTAGTGGCGATGATAAATTTGATGGTGTGATTATCTTTGGTCGCAGCCATAGCCCGCTGTATTTCTGTTTGTAGTGTCAACGGTAAAGCTTCTAAATCACCGACAAAGTGTATTTGCACGCCTTCATCGATCATCTCTTGTAGTTCGCGACGTAAAACCCTCTCAAATAGCATCATCAAGAATTCCACTTCGTCAAGAGGACGTCCCCAATTCTCTGTGGAAAAAGCATATGCTGTGAGTGCTTGTACGCCCCAATCTTTACAACAGCGGAGAAGAGACTTAAGGGTATCTACCCCACGACGATGTCCGATAATGCGGGGTAATCCTCTCTGCTTGGCCCATCGTCCATTACCATCCATGATGACGGCGACATGTTTAGGTAGTCGCTGAACATCTAAATCTGAAGGGAGTTGCTTTGGAAGGCTTGAATTTAATGTCATATATTCTTGCGAGATTTGAGCAATGGGAATATGAGAGAAAGCAAAGAAAAGACTTGTTTTCTGATTTTCCTGCCTAAACTTCTCAAGCTTGGGGTAACAACTTCTCTATCCACAGATAAGATTAATCGATCAGCCAACAATTCCCTCAACTTACTGCTGGTTAAAGGGCGTCTAAGTATACCTTGTTCTGCTAATGAGATAGATCCAGTTTCTTCAGAAACAACGATGCATACACAGTTGTCAACCCGTTCGGTGATCCCCATCGCAGCACGATGTCGAGTACCGAGTTGGCGAGATGCGGTCTGCTCGGAAATAGGTAGAATAACGCCAGCTGATATGATTCGATCGCCTCGGATTAATAGGGCACCATCGTGTAATAAGGTGGTTGTCTGAAAGATGGTTTGGATTATCTCCCGAGAAATTTCTGCACTTAACTTAATTCCTGGCACTGAAAAGTCTCGTTCATCAATCGGAATATTTCGAGTTTCAATGATGAGTAAAGCACCCGTCCGATTTTGGGAGAGTTCTTTTATTGCGTCGACAATTTCATCAATGATGTTATCGGGATTTTGGGTGACCTGCTGTGCAGGACGTAGCATTTTTAACAGTTCGCCTCTCCCCAATTGCTCCAGAAAGCGTCGGACTTCTGACTGAAGAATGACGGCCATGGCTACCGCAGAGCCAATGAGTAAGAAGGTGAGTAACTGATTGAGGTAATTGAATTGCAGTAGCTTGCTAGCAACGGTTGCTAGAACGAGAAAAACGACACCTCTTACCATCCATAGGGTTCGCCGCTCAGCAATGACGAGAAGCAGCATATAAGTTAAAGCTAAAGCAAGGCTGATATCAATTAAGGAACGGAAGGTCTGAACCCAGTCATGGTTTATCAGCCATTCCTTAACCCCGTCCATGCCTTTGGCCTAACCTTCTCGTATACCTATGTCAGTTTAGCGTTATCAGTAATCAGTGCAATATTAGTAAATAGAGGGCAAGCTTGGTTATCGCTATGAAATTTAACCAGCTATTGCTCTAAATGCCTTGGCAGACAATCTTGACGAATGAGGTCTTGAAAAGTTTCTCTTTTAAGAATTAAGCTTGCGTCTCCGTCCTGCACAAGTACAGCAGCAGGTCGGGATATTCGATTGTAATTGGATGCCATGCTGTAATTGTATGCTCCGGTTCCCATTACGACCAGAACATCACCGGGTTGGCTGGGGGGGAGAGCGATATCTTTTAGTAAAATGTCCCCGGATTCACAATGTTTACCTGCGATGGTAACGATCTCTGTGGCGGAAGAATCCATGTGGTTGGCAATGGCAGCACTGTAAACAGATTGGTATGTAATGGGGCGGGGGTTATCAGACATTCCACCATCTACAGAAAGGTAGGTACGAATATCGGGAATGTTCTTTTTGGCTCCAACTTTGTAAGCAGTAATGCAGGATGTACCTACTAGAGAGCGTCCTGGCTCGCAGAGTAGCTTCGGGAATGGGATATTGGCTGTCTTACAGGCTTGCGAAATGCCGTTGCAGACGATCTCTGACCATTGAGTGATGCTGGGAGGGTCATCTGACTCAACATAACGAATACCTAGACCGCCGCCAATGTTGAGTTCGTCCATGGGTAGGCCTAGAGCCTGTGCTTTGGCTAACCACTCGACAATGACGCTGGTTAGATCTTGATGAGGTTGCAGCTCGAAGATTTGAGACCCCGATATGAGCATGAAAGCCAACCCAAGCGATTTGAGGGGTTTCTGAGCAAAAGACAAGACCTGATCAATTTGATTGGGGTCGAAACCGAATTTACTATCTAGATGTCCCGTTCGAATATATTCATGGGTATGACATTCAATGCCAGGTGTGATTCTTAGCATGACCCGGGGAGGGTTTGGCAGGGTGTCGATTGAGGAAAGAAGCTCTGTAAGTTGCTCTAGTTCGAGCCAGTTGTCCGCAATGATGGTACAGCCACATGACAGGGCCATTTCTAGTTCAGTAACTGATTTGTTATTGCCGTGAAAATAGATAGTTTCAGGATCTACGCCTGCTTGTAAGGCGGTGTACAGTTCACCCCCTGATACCACATCTAGTCCTAAACCCTCTTTAGCCACTAGTGCAGAGATAGCCATGCAGCTCCAGGCTTTGGAGGCGTAGAGGATTTGGGATGGACCAGGATAGAATTTTTGAAATGCGAGACGATACTGTTGGCAGGCAGTCCTCAGGGTCAGTTCATCTACGATGTATAAAGGAGAGCCAAATTGCTTAACGAGTTCGGTAACAAAGCATCCACCAATTACCATCTGTCCTGCTTTATCGATTTCGGCAGATAGTGGAAGTATTTGCTGGTTGGGGGAGGTCTCCATTATTGGAGTGGATGAGCTGATACTTGGTGGTTGGAGGGATTACCATAAACTGACCGGAATGGGCTTAGATTTTGTCAGGGTAGGATTAAACTCGGCAGGAGCCATCAGAGAATCTTATCATATTCAGCTGTCCCTATTGCCGTG from the Acaryochloris marina S15 genome contains:
- a CDS encoding DUF3143 domain-containing protein codes for the protein MTESCLPDPKTPLYNHPLPQIEQWLHKLGCHQDSQDLHLWRVERDQWKAEIWLDIEELSVLYVPAASTERDIQRTFKYSLSRQDIEDAVFSGP
- a CDS encoding J domain-containing protein, yielding MPIDPNFYQLLDLSPEASSDEIHDAYRKKSKVYHPDTTTLPKEVAIQKFQQLMMLMAF
- the lysA gene encoding diaminopimelate decarboxylase, producing METSPNQQILPLSAEIDKAGQMVIGGCFVTELVKQFGSPLYIVDELTLRTACQQYRLAFQKFYPGPSQILYASKAWSCMAISALVAKEGLGLDVVSGGELYTALQAGVDPETIYFHGNNKSVTELEMALSCGCTIIADNWLELEQLTELLSSIDTLPNPPRVMLRITPGIECHTHEYIRTGHLDSKFGFDPNQIDQVLSFAQKPLKSLGLAFMLISGSQIFELQPHQDLTSVIVEWLAKAQALGLPMDELNIGGGLGIRYVESDDPPSITQWSEIVCNGISQACKTANIPFPKLLCEPGRSLVGTSCITAYKVGAKKNIPDIRTYLSVDGGMSDNPRPITYQSVYSAAIANHMDSSATEIVTIAGKHCESGDILLKDIALPPSQPGDVLVVMGTGAYNYSMASNYNRISRPAAVLVQDGDASLILKRETFQDLIRQDCLPRHLEQ
- the cdaA gene encoding diadenylate cyclase CdaA, coding for MDGVKEWLINHDWVQTFRSLIDISLALALTYMLLLVIAERRTLWMVRGVVFLVLATVASKLLQFNYLNQLLTFLLIGSAVAMAVILQSEVRRFLEQLGRGELLKMLRPAQQVTQNPDNIIDEIVDAIKELSQNRTGALLIIETRNIPIDERDFSVPGIKLSAEISREIIQTIFQTTTLLHDGALLIRGDRIISAGVILPISEQTASRQLGTRHRAAMGITERVDNCVCIVVSEETGSISLAEQGILRRPLTSSKLRELLADRLILSVDREVVTPSLRSLGRKIRKQVFSLLSLIFPLLKSRKNI